One Nitrospinota bacterium genomic region harbors:
- a CDS encoding hybrid sensor histidine kinase/response regulator has translation MDLKPEESQEQQILIVDDTPANIDVLDQFLEKEGYKISVAPSGESALDLAARIAPDLILLDVMMPGIDGFETCRRLQANIKTREIPIIFITAKNETEDIVKGFSLGGVDYITKPFRREEVCARIHLHLKMQRLMQALEAKNAKLAELNDLKNTFLGMASHDLRNPIAAIQGFSNLLLDHGKILPEETKKEFLQSIHKVSQDMLTLLEDLLNISIIESGKLNLHFQRSSLKQLVEERVRMYQVVADRKNITFHLDIGAVAEFDFDPNRISQVIDNLLTNAIKFSPSGKNIYISLEAKDNRAKFSVRDQGPGITAEDQDKLFKHFQKLKAKPTGNETSHGLGLAIAKRMVEAHKGQITVDSHSESGSTFSFEIPMEN, from the coding sequence ATGGACCTGAAACCTGAGGAATCGCAGGAACAACAAATTTTGATCGTAGACGACACCCCTGCCAATATCGACGTCCTCGATCAGTTTCTGGAAAAGGAGGGGTACAAAATTTCCGTGGCGCCCAGCGGGGAATCCGCTCTCGACCTGGCCGCCCGCATCGCCCCCGATTTGATTTTGCTGGATGTGATGATGCCGGGCATCGATGGATTTGAAACCTGCCGGCGCTTGCAAGCGAATATAAAGACGCGTGAAATCCCCATCATTTTCATCACCGCGAAAAATGAGACGGAAGACATCGTCAAAGGATTTTCATTGGGCGGCGTGGACTACATCACCAAGCCCTTTAGGCGGGAAGAAGTTTGCGCCCGCATCCATTTGCATCTCAAAATGCAACGGTTGATGCAAGCTCTTGAGGCCAAAAATGCAAAACTTGCCGAACTGAACGATCTGAAAAACACATTTCTCGGTATGGCGTCGCACGACCTCAGAAACCCGATCGCCGCCATCCAGGGGTTTTCAAATCTCCTGCTCGATCACGGCAAAATCCTGCCGGAAGAAACTAAGAAAGAATTCCTGCAATCGATCCATAAGGTGAGCCAAGACATGCTGACTCTGTTGGAAGATCTTTTAAACATTTCCATCATTGAAAGCGGCAAGCTCAATCTTCATTTCCAACGGAGTTCCCTGAAGCAACTGGTCGAAGAACGGGTTCGCATGTATCAGGTGGTGGCCGATCGCAAAAACATAACCTTTCATCTGGATATAGGAGCGGTGGCGGAATTTGATTTCGATCCCAATCGGATCAGCCAGGTCATCGATAATCTGTTGACCAACGCCATTAAATTCTCCCCCTCTGGAAAAAACATTTATATCTCGCTGGAAGCAAAAGATAACCGGGCAAAGTTCAGTGTCCGCGATCAAGGGCCCGGCATAACGGCGGAAGATCAGGACAAACTGTTCAAACATTTTCAAAAATTGAAAGCCAAACCAACGGGAAATGAAACCAGCCATGGCTTGGGGCTGGCCATCGCCAAAAGAATGGTAGAAGCCC